In Monodelphis domestica isolate mMonDom1 chromosome 1, mMonDom1.pri, whole genome shotgun sequence, the sequence AGTCTTCATCCCTCTCTTGAAATCTAGTCTGTTATTGCCAGTTCAGGTTAAGTCCCTTGCCCTTCGTGATGTCTTTCTCCCATCCCAGTCCACACAGATTTCTTCCTCTTGACAAGTTCCCTACAGCCCATTGTTTGTCCTGCTCACTTGACATTTAGCTATATACTAAACACACTATTGTCTGCAGATATGTGTAAAGCATCTGCTCTGGGTAAAGCCTTCTGCTAGCACTAGGCTTATGAAGACAGAAATGAATAATAGTTCTTGTCCTGAAGATGTTTAACATCCTAATGGAACATATACCAACCAGAAACACAACATTTTATGTGTATGTTTTATTTCCCCTACTAGATGCTAATGGATATAGAACTTTGTagtgtaaatatttatatatttcttgacAGACTTCCATGGAAAAGACACTGTGTTAGGTGTTGTGGGGGCACCTAATGAAGTACCTGGAACTAAAGGTTGATGAGGAGTAGGAAGAGATGTTTCAACAAACTGTATCAGTAACTAGACAGAGATAAAGCATGCTTTTTTGGCATTTGAGTTTAAAGAATGCAGTTTTGCTCACTTGATATCAGCCAACCTTTCATAATTCAAGCTATTTCTCAAGAGATCTTTCTAGGTCTCTCCTTCCCTAGATCTGGTTATATTCTTGTGCTCAAAACCTTTCAGCAACTCCCTTCTGCCTCCTGAGTAAAGTTTCTTAGCCTAGTATCTGCAATTCCACTACTCACTCTACCTCTCACACTCCTCCCTTCTCTATACTCCTGTGCTTCAGTCAAGGTGAGCTTCCTATAACTCCTCTCATCTCTTCTCCCTTGGCATACTTTTCTGCCTCCATAATTTTTGCTCAAGCTGTTCTCAGTGCCTATATCCTATTTTCCCACTTGCATCTTTTAAAGTTTCTCTCTATTGCCATTTCTTTCAGGAGTGCATACCTTACCCTTCCAGGTATCAATgacccttctttcccctccctacaATCTCCTGTAGCACTTTGCTTGTATCTCCATAATGCATTTACCATGTTATTATTTCTTGCACTTACTTCTGTGTGgatcctcttcttcttctccttagctataacatttacatagcactttaaagttggaAAAGGACTGTGCATCTGTTAACTCATTTGCTAAGATCTTGAGTTgtaaagaaaggccaaaaaaagcAGTCCccatcctcaaggagttcatagtctaatgggggaagggagTGCTCCAAAGCTTCTTACTTGGTCATACAGTTAGAAATACTGAGGTTTTTTTGAGGTTTCTTCTCTACTActttagtcaacaaatatttactatcaCCTACTAAGAGCAAAACACTATGGTTGGGAATGTGCCAAGATAAGGTCCCTGAGCTGTCAGAGAccactataatataataataataatgttaatttaaaataatgttgataattaatatttatatacacttactatgtgccaggctctatactaagcactttacaaatttatCACATTAtgttttcacaacaaccctggaagtagattttattatcttcattttacagatgaggaaactgaagcaaacgggTTAACtaaactgcccagggtcacacagctagttcgTATCTGGGGAAGAATTTGAAAACGGGTCTtgctgactctaggcctggcactcttaaCTATTTATTTTTGGTCCAAcctttccatttcacagataagaaaactgatgcCCAAAAAAGACAAATTGCTTGTGTAGGGTAACCAAGGAGTAGAGCCAGGATTCAACTTCAGGTCTGACCTGAAATCTAGTACTCTGTTCAGTTATACTGCTCTTCCTCTCATAGCATATGTCTAGTGCCAATGAATAACACAGGCAGTGAGTCCTATAGGAAATTGAGAGTTCTAATGCTTTAAATGCACATGTTTTACAAAATAATACTGGATGACAGACCAGGACTGCTATGCCAGGCTTCCCTGCAGCTGATGTTGCTGTTTGTGAATGCCAAGCTCTGAAAATTAATCAGGGTGCAAATAATAGTGTTCTGTCGTGCTTCTGCATGAAAAAAAGTATCTTAGTTGAGTGTATTCTACACATGAGAGACTGACAGGTGGAAGCACACGCTTCCAAAGAGCAGATCGACGGCATTCATGTTGTTCCTGCCTCTAGTTCCTACAGATGGTGGAATTGAGATGTTTTGTTTTCCAGGAAAAGCTCAATCTTTATTGCCTGTCTCTGGCCCCATCCCTCATTCACTTAAGAACCATTAATTAAGTTCCCCTATATGTCTTGATACATAGTGCTAGGCACTGAAGGGCAAATACAGATGAAGAAGGCAtggcccctgtcctcaaggagcttgctcCCTGTATTATTTATTCAgtctcaacaaatatttattggatgtCTGCTATTTGCAAGGCATCATGCCATCTTCTGGTTTGTGTTCCCCTGGCAATGATTTGGGTGGTAGTAAGTGACTCTCATGCCCTGTCcttgaaagggaaaggaggaaggaggagagaccTCAGAGGAAAGTGGCCTCATTAGGTGATCAGTTCTACAAGCATGCCTAATCAAAGGACTGTGGTAATTCCCTGTCcttgttggaaaaaaaagaatatatctagATGTGCTTATGGAACATGTGGATGCTATATCCTTTTTAAAAGGGACATTGAGTATCTGAAGACTGGAATACTAATCCAGAGAAATAAGCCTAAtttcagagtaaaaaaaaaaatctgaccttgGAATCACCCTCCTGCTTACATGTAGAGagtgaatgaaaaagaatatcagttgagtaaaaaaagaaaaatcattttcactCCTGTTAACTACTGTTGACATTTCCATGGGAGGAAATACAAAGTTATCCCCCCAAAGTTGCTAAGTATTTTCTTGGTTTGAATTTACATGGCTGCATTAAATGctgtctcttttttccctctagcaTCTTAGCTCAGCTTAAAGAGCCTTtaagatgtattcctttacctACCCTGGAAATGAAAATTCAATgggcctttcttttccttttcatcaaGTTGCACTTGGAGATCTAAGTGGAACAGTTTGTCTATTTCTTTGTTATTAACTTTTGCAGATGTTCATTGAACAAAACAAGCTTAAGAGACAAAGCCACCTTCTGCTGCAGAGCTCGGCCCCTGACCAGCAGCTTTTGAAAGCCTTAGAGGAAAATGCAAAACTCACCCAGATcttagaagaagagagaattcaACATCAACAAAAGGTAAAGCTAGATTTTCTTTCAGAAGacttaaaaaacacattttttcttttaaatttaaacacaGTCAGCCAGTTATTGATTATTTGTTCTAACCAAGGGGTCAGCACAGAATAGATGAATGAAGCCCACAAATATAATTCCACACTTCATGTTATTCATTGGTTTCTGTCTTCTCACAGCCAgccttgaccaaaaaaaaaaattaccaaattaTACTAAAGGACCCACAGTATTAAAGTCCGAATGAATGGTGTAAAAGATAGGAAGAAGCAAGAGAAGGAAGCAGTTGTAAAGGGGATGGATAATGCAGTATCTGGAAAATTGAGAGTTGATTGTACATCTTAGATTTTGAAGTAAAGGGAACAGTGGTCTCAAAATTTATCTTTAGAGAATACTAAAGCTTTATTTCCTAAATTtcacagggaagaaaagagaccCATGGGAGTAGTAATTGCTTGCTTATAGAAAGACTAGTTTTGTCAACTAGCCTAAATTGTATACATTTAAAGAGTTAGTGAGCGTTTCTTTCATTGTGCTATTCAAACCAACATAGCCTACCCATAGGGAACTGGAGGCTTCATGCAGAAAAGCGTACTCATTGTAGTagctgaagagagaggaagtgggagaggagagaaggaaagaggtggaACAAGGaccttaaaattaaaatatctactttagaaaaattacatCAACACTGGTAGCACTTAAAATGTTTGGAGGTGGAGTTGGgggtggagagaggaaaagggtttaTAAGATGCTGTTTATTAATGCTTATACTTCTCTTGTACTGAATAACAATTGCAATTTCTTATTTTGAGTGctgatatttttttcaaaataatcatTGGAAGGGTTACAGTAGAGGGATAGAGTTAACTTAATATACTTGGGTAGAGTAAGAATTATTTGGGACAGTGAAATAACATTCATTGACATATAATTAACTTTATgatcttttctatattttaaaataaatatttaatgatcttttgtttttatatcacctacatttcttCCCTTGCATTCCTTCCTCTGTGCTCTACCACAGAGCATCTCATATAGCGaagaattagtttttaaaaaggaagaggaaaaaatatttcagcaaatatatttttaaaatctagcaTTATGTGCAATATTTCACACCCATAGACCCCCTGCCTTTACAAAGAAGTGGGAGGAAATGTCTCTTTATATCTCTTCCTTGTTCactataatttttcaatatttagtTTATAGTTGTTCTTGCATTTATGTTGATATAGTCATATCtagtattttcctggttcttattTTATCTTGCATAAATAAATATGCTTTAAAGAAAGGgttctttatatttatcattttatatttttataacactctaatattccattatattaatgtaCCTACAacttgtctagccattccccaaaagtgcttatataaatattttgacataTCAGGATCCTTTCATCAGTGATCCAATATGCAGCATGTTAATACGTCCTTTTATGGTAGccattttatttacataatgTGTTATTAAATTTGCAAGATTAAGACACATTGTATTTAATTCTTCATCATGAAACCACATTTTTGCCACAGAGGATATTAAGCATTGTTTTGATGATGTTTTCAGTTGAACCTTTGTTATGACCCATAGATTTTCCATGGAGTTTTAATCAAGTGAGTTCCCAGGCTATTTGAAAATGCCATTTATTTCCATATCTTAGTTAAATTCCTTAACCTTTCTTTCATGCCAAGTGGCATCCTGCATGTTGCAGGGGCCCAgcttcatttggggatttctgtaACTCTGGAAAAGTTCTGTGTTTAGTATGTTTAGTATTTATCAGAGTTCATCATTTCCTCAGGGAGGGAAATACTTTCCAAGtcgaagttttttaaaaatccctcaaACAATCTTTGAGTGTATGTTTGATAGTCTGAAGACACTAGCATCTTAAGGGTTCACTTGCTTACTCTTCTGGCAACGGttttgataaaatattaaataaaaaagtgtCATGCATGAGTAAAAAATTACCTCTTTTCAAGTTTCAGGACTCCCCTCTTTATATTACATTGTTGACTAGTATTTTTTCTTCATAGCAACAATAAGCTGATATTTGGTTGGTTTTACCCTCATTATTCTTCTGACTTAAAGAAGCCTATGCTACCTTGTAGAGGAACTACTAATAACctttttgggaaagggaagaaaacaactatttattaaggacttactgtGTGCCAAATGTGCAAAgcacttacaaatattatctaatttaatccttacaacaaacctGGGAAGAGGTGATATTATGACCTCCATTTCatagcagaggaaactgaggcagatagaagttaagtaatttgcccaggggtacccagatttgaaatcaaatcttcctgactgcaggcccagcattgtatactgtgccacctagctccctgCCAGGTCTTTTCCAAGATCATTGCTTGTATTCTGAGAACCAGTTTGACAGTTTTTCAGTTTCTCAGTGCTtggtattgtttttattttctgtcatacTTTATATTCCAGTTCAGTGAAACTAATCCTGCTTAATTGTGGGCTTGAATAATCTTGAAAATATTTAACTTCTCCATACCAACAGCCACTACAATATATCAACCAGTCTGGGAGCTTTTTAAGAGCTATACCTTTTTCACATTGGAGTCATATCCATTCTTAAAAACAACAGGATTTAAAACACAACAGAAGAGAGCAATGAAACTTGTATGTAGCATAAAGTCCAGCACTCAGCTGACAAAGAACTAACTAAATGTGGAGACACCAACTTAATCATTTCATCTTTTCACAATCAGATATTCTAAGTAGAAGCACACATACATGAgaaatactataaaaaatgagataatttcagAATCATTGCTTGTCCTAGGTAATTCACATACAACTGTGATGCTGTTAGTAGTTTAGTCCATGCCCTTGGAGGAATTTACAGCAACTTTCAGTCTTATTAGGTCCAGTCCTTTGCTATCATATCACCTAGCTCATGATTTCATCATCATTTGTCTAGAATATTGAAGAACCTCCTAATTGGTTTCATGTTTCAAAACTCTTCCCTCTCCGATCTATACGccatacagctgccaaagtgTTATTCCTAAAGTCCAGGTGTCTGAGCAATTTCTTACGTAATAAAGTTCCAATGGTTCTCTTTtctttagaatcaaatataaactcctttgatTTAACTTCTAAAGTCTTTTCAAGTCTAACTCCTACCTACGTCTCTAAGCTTATTATATATTCCTTTCCTTCAGAGACTTTTCTTATAGTCATATTCACCTTTTTGTTCTTCCTCACCTATAGCATTGTATCTTTCCCCTCAAGAGATGAAAATACTTGTGCTAAGCCTATCACAATCCCCAGCTCCTAACAAAGTTCAATTTAAGCCCTATCTCACACTTATTTCAACATAGCCTTGATCAATATAGCCACTCCAAGATATTTCCTTGTACTTATTTCAGAAATACTTATATGAAACAATGTTGTTTCTCATAATAAAACATAACTTTCCTGAGGTTAAGAAGTTTCACTTGGAGTCCAAAGCAACTTTGTGATTTCTGGTACACAGAAAtcatttaacaaatacttgtttaaGTGTCTCACAAATAAGTAGTTTGCAGAAAACCTGACTTTCTTAATAGAAAGTTAATCCAAAGTGGGAGGCTTAACTACTTTAAAGTAAATTTTCATCCATGTCTACACTATTTGAGGTTATGGTACTTGTTTGGGCCtggtaaattatttttaagttagtTTCTTATGGTTCTTGAACTTCTTAAAAAGGTGATTTCAAAGAGCTAGCATAATTTCATTAAGAACAGGTCATCCCAGAccaactttatttcctttttttggttggATTGCTAAGCTAATCATTGAAGGGCAATGCTATGGAAATTATTTACTACATTTTAGCATACCTTTTATAAAGTTGCATTGTTTTCATATAGAAGATGGAGAGATGTAGAACAGATGATAATACAGTTAAATGGATTCAGAGTTGTATGATAGGAGATACTGAGTACTTATTAGTAATTCTAGGTCATTATGACAGGAAGTCTCTAATGACGTGCCACAGGGATCTATGCTTAGTCCTGtgttgtttaacatttttatcagagGCTTAGATAAAGCATTAAATGGCATATCTATAAAAATTATATGGCTccgtgaatagagagccaagtctggagtcaggaggatcagggttcaaatctggcctcagaacttcctagttctgtgaccctgggtaagtcagtaAACCGCCATTGCCTAACCCTATTACCCCTCCAACAAAATTGGAACCAGTACTTTGTGTTGagtctaagaaggaaggaaagtgtttgagggggaaaaaaggaaggaaggatggatggatgggtgggtggatatTGTGTGAAGTATAGATTAGATTCATTCTCTTTAGCCCtggaggacagaactaggagcaaaGGGGAGAAGGTTGCAAAGAGGCCAATTTAGGCTTGactttagaaaaaattaataaaacttccTACTGatcagagctgtccaaaagtggaatgggctgccctaGAAGTAAGGAGTTCCCCTCCTTGTAGGTCTTCACAAAGAGTTTGGATTACCTCTTGTCTAGTGTGGGAATTCTTTCGATAGATAGGTTGGAcctagatggccactgaggtctCAGATTTTGTGATTCTCGTTGTAATAATCTAGAAGCCAGAATTTGTAGTCTTTTAAAGTGTCCCATGATAACTCTGTGGTGTGCAGTCAAAAGAATAAtcattcctcttttccttgtTGAAGGATGATGATAACcacataaaatgtttaaaatttacaGGTTAAAGAATTGGAAGAACAGCTAGATAATGAAACACTCCATAAGGAGATCCATAATCTTAAGCAGCAACTGGAGCTTCTGGAAGAAGATAAGAAGGAATTGGAGCTAAAGTGTCAGAATTCTGAGGAGAGAGCTAAAAACTTAAAGCATTCAGGTAAAAGTAATTGTGGGGACTCAAGGCTAGCATTTTAACTCCTTTAACTATAACTGTTTCAGCTTTACAGAATTACAAAGGATGGTGAAACTATCTATCCATTAATCAttgggctttttaaaaatgtgttttaggCTTTCTTTTCTAAGATACACGCACAcaattaattaaaacaaactGGAACTATCCCAGccttggggaattttttttttttttaggttttcatAGATTGTGAGGAAATACTGTTTTCTCTACTATGTgctgttttgccttttttttaacttgggaCAAAATGTGGCCATCAGCATATTAAGCATTTTATAGTACTCAATACCACACATAacagtgtatatatacacatgtatatatacacatatgtataaaacAGCATTCAGTAAGTTATTGCCTCTCTAGTATTTCATATGTGTTACTTCAAAGCTTAACTTTAGTGAAAACCTAACAAAAAATGTTAGGCTTTTAggactcagagctggaaggaaccttagatatTACCAGGTTCAACTTCtttattgtatagatgaggaaattgataaatTCTGGAAGGCTATCATGGGGCTTGATACCACCACATAGAGGTGGAGTACATATCTTTTAGAGGGTAATTAATAGAAAAAAGGTGATTATCTCTATAAATTGTTTCAGTATTAAATAGAAGGGTTTTGTTGAtgatggatttttaaatttttgattagaCTTTAGAAATATAAGCATATTTTACATAAGGTTATCCTAATATGCAATTTTGCAATAACCTTGTTGATACAGTAGTTTTAAATCCCATCAAAAAAGTCATAGGATCCTGCTGCAATATTTAGTCAAAGgcaaggagcagctgggtggagTAGAAGATAGAGCacagggcttggaatcaggaagactcatctccattttaaatttgtcttcaggtacttgttgtgtgactctgggcaagtcacttaaccttatgtgggtccatttcctcatttgtaaaatgaactggagaagaaaatggcaaaccactcagtgTCTTTGTggagaaaaacccaaatggggtcggGAATGGAAATGTGTCCATGGTTATACAACTTAAAATTTCTGaagtcttaattctttttttttttttaaactcttaccttagttacaactctaagacagagaagggcaagggctaggcaaatgaagttaagtcacattgctgggaagtgtctgaggttacatttgaatccagaaccttctgactccaagcctggcactctatccagtgagccacttaTTGGTCTAATTCTAAATCCAGGATCTTCTAACTTCAGATTCAGTACTGTTATCCCATACTGCACAATATCTAGTTTTATTTACTcctctgacctttcttcttatCTTCTTCCGGtcaccccttcccccaccctcccaTTCAGGAATGTTAGAACAACCTTCTAATTAGTCTCCCTACTTCCATTCTCTCCAATCTCCTTTCACAATCCGTTGATGTGATATTCATAATGCAAAGGACTAACAAGCTTACCCCTTAAAAAATAGagttttgaataaaattttccaGATTCCACTTCCAAACCATCTACTTTGCTAGTCCTAGtttactcttctctctcttatACACTCTGCTTAAACCATGTTGGATTCTGAGCCCTCCCTGCCCTAATTCTTCCAGCTGCTGCATGTTCCCATTCTTTACGTGCCCTCCTCACAGATCTTTCAGGACGTTTATTCTTATTCTTCTGGCTCCTCCGACGCTCCGTAGGGTGTCGTCATCGCGGTGCGACGGCCGGAAGTCTCTTGGCCCAGCCCGGCCGCCCCTGCTTCCGCGCGTTTTTCCGAGGCCGGACAGCTGGAGAACCTCCATACACCCCTCCCTCCACCTTTTGTGTACCGTGATGGACGAGCCCGGGGAATCGTCACTCGAGAAGGCCGGAGAGAGTTCCGCGTCGGACGAGGTGCCGGGCGTTGCTGTTCCTGCTGCCGCTGCTCCTGCCGCCGCCGTCACTGCCaccaccaccgccaccaccacccCTACTACCCCTACCCCTGAGCAAGCCCCAGGACCTGCCGCGCTGACTGACACTGCCCCGGAGGATACGAACGGGGAGGGGAACGGGGACCCGGAGGAGGCTGCGACCGAAGACGCCACGGAGCTTAAAGGCCAAGAAGCCTCAGATTTAATAGAAACAGGGAGAGAGGACTCGTCATTACTTGCTTCCGCAGCCAAGAAAATGAGGATAGAAactaaagagaggaaagagaaaaagcatGAAGTTGATGAAGATGAAATTCAGAAGATGCAAATTCTGGTTTCATCCTTTTCTGAAGAACAGCTAAACCGTTACGAAATGTACCGTCGATCTGCATTCCCTAAGGCCGCTATTAAACGGCTGATTCAGTCTATCACTGGCACCTCAGTCTCTCAGAATGTCGTTATTGCTATGTCCGGCATTTCTAAGGTATTCGTCGGGGAAGTGGTGGAAGAAGCTTTGGATGTGTGTGAGAAATGGGGAGAGCTACCACCACTACAACCCAAACACATGCGGGAGGCTGTTCGAAGGCTGAAGTCCCGAGGGCAGATTCCTAACtcaaaacacaaaaaaatcatCTTTCATTAGGTCTAAAGAACTTCTAAGGTTTACTACTGAAAACAGAAGGAATGACTTTCATATTTCCTCTCACTGAGGCATTGTGTACTGTTGTTCAGATGTCCCAGACCTCTAAGGACAGTGTGATACAACATCTGACCCCAAATCTTCAAGACCAAAGTTATCTGATAGAGAAAAGCTTAACTACTTCCAGATTTGCCTCCTGTCAATGTAGGACCATTTAGTTCAGGTTGTGATTGATAGCAATGTGATTAGTTGGTAAACTGAAAAGGGGAAATGTTCTTTATAGATCTCTTGTACAGAGTGTACAAAACTTCTGTTTTCAAATGGGTAAAACTCTTCCAAGGATCAACTTTTTTGATTAATCATTAGTATCTTATTTTGCAAGTTTCACATTGGAACCCTAAACTGCTACTATCAGGGATTCATGTTTGATTTGACATTAACAGGCCAGAAATTTGTCACTTGTAAAATTTGATAGTTTGGTTTATAATGTTAGCAAATGGTGGAATGACATAATCCTTTTATTGCCTTGTAAAAACTAATTATCATGTGGTTTTTGGTGTATGAtcattaaactattttttaacttggcaaaaatgaataataaaccttttttcccccaaaatccaGTCCCCGAACCAGCTGCCCCAGGAAGCTTTACTTAGTCATCCTGTTGAAATGGACCTCTCCTGCATATTTATTGTGACACTTTGTTTAGACTGCCTGCCTTTACCTTGTGTCTACCTTGTGTCatcattatttatgtatttttttaaaaatccatcctATTAGTCTATAAGGTCCTTGAggtaccattttccttttctgtgccCCTAGCTTCTACTATGATTTCTTATACATGGTAAACAGTTACATTTGTTGACTTTTTTCATTAGAGGAGCACAGACTAGAGCTCTTCTCTGTTTAATTCTGCATGCATTTATTATGTAGCTACTAGTGCTAAGTTTAGTGTTAAACACTAAAAAATATAGGTATtttcctcaaggaacttgtaATCCCA encodes:
- the LOC103099575 gene encoding transcription initiation factor TFIID subunit 11-like yields the protein MFPFFTCPPHRSFRTFILILLAPPTLRRVSSSRCDGRKSLGPARPPLLPRVFPRPDSWRTSIHPSLHLLCTVMDEPGESSLEKAGESSASDEVPGVAVPAAAAPAAAVTATTTATTTPTTPTPEQAPGPAALTDTAPEDTNGEGNGDPEEAATEDATELKGQEASDLIETGREDSSLLASAAKKMRIETKERKEKKHEVDEDEIQKMQILVSSFSEEQLNRYEMYRRSAFPKAAIKRLIQSITGTSVSQNVVIAMSGISKVFVGEVVEEALDVCEKWGELPPLQPKHMREAVRRLKSRGQIPNSKHKKIIFH